A stretch of the Ischnura elegans chromosome 5, ioIscEleg1.1, whole genome shotgun sequence genome encodes the following:
- the LOC124159856 gene encoding neuropeptide SIFamide, with the protein MNSRVILYFAVALVVLAMLSAGAGASSYRKAPMNGSIFGKRSGMNPGETESTRRVMFLCEVAVEACSMWYPRRDDSN; encoded by the exons ATGAACAGCCGCGTGATCCTCTACTTCGCCGTAGCCCTGGTTGTCTTGGCCATGCTATCTGCTGGCGCCGGCGCCTCGTCCTACAGGAAGGCACCTATGAACGGCAGCATCTTCGGAAAACGCAGCGGCATGAACCCCGGTG AGACTGAATCAACCCGTAGAGTGATGTTCCTCTGCGAAGTCGCCGTGGAAGCGTGCTCCATGTGGTATCCACGCCGCGATGATTCCAACTGA